The sequence GCCTATTTATGGGCAATTGCAATCTTTTGATGTTACTAATATTTTAGTAGTTGCTGTTCGCTATTTTGGAGGAACAAAACTTGGCGTAGGTGGTTTGATTCAAGCCTACAAGACTACTGCGCAGATGGCATTGGAAACCTGCAAGATTGTAAAAAGAACAATTGATGAAACTTTTCTCTTAAAATTTGAATACCCAGAAATGAATACGGTTATGCGAATAATAAAAGACGAAGACCTCAAACTCGTTCATCAAAAAATGGAACTTAATTGTGAGTTTGAAATCGCCGTTCGCAAAAAGGAAGCGGAACGAATTTTCGAATTGTTTGAAAACACCTACAAGGTTAAAATCTCCAATTTCCAATTACCAAATTCAAATACCCCAAATCCCTAAAGCTGAACCAGAAGAATTTACACTTTATAGGTCAGGGACTGTCAATTTTTCTAATAAGTAATCAGGTGCCTTCATTAACTTTTTTGTATTGCTGTTCACAAAAACCAAAACCGTTGTCGCAGTGACCAAAAGTTGTTTGGACTCATTATAAA comes from Aequorivita sublithincola DSM 14238 and encodes:
- a CDS encoding IMPACT family protein produces the protein MEIEKDTYKTILKPSKEVLFKEKGSKFFGYAFPVSSEEEVKENIENLKKQHHSARHFCYAWQLGKSYEHYRANDDGEPSNSAGMPIYGQLQSFDVTNILVVAVRYFGGTKLGVGGLIQAYKTTAQMALETCKIVKRTIDETFLLKFEYPEMNTVMRIIKDEDLKLVHQKMELNCEFEIAVRKKEAERIFELFENTYKVKISNFQLPNSNTPNP